In Microtus ochrogaster isolate Prairie Vole_2 chromosome 4, MicOch1.0, whole genome shotgun sequence, one genomic interval encodes:
- the Rexo4 gene encoding RNA exonuclease 4, with translation MKAKVTAPVPQAGPAEKLSRKKAKKKFRKRKTQGGSGAPGSRPPTIAGRPPKAPENFSQNWKALQELLKQKSQVPEKPLVSQNDDKMHSQIIQQNKKETSEKSKGDRKRTEKDQTTRGSVTSTSKKDRKILVPPTNTSATEQKKGAKKRTYSDISSHQGDTKHKRKAKEAAVVLNQSTPTEEDIWFDDVDPDDIEAAIGPEAAMLVWKRLGQSKSNITLEKEQAFSGLTKALALDCEMVGVGPKGEESIAARVSIVNQYGKCVYDKYVKPTEPVTDYRTAVSGIRPENLKQGEEFEVVKKEVAEILKGRILVGHALHNDLKVLFLDHPKKKIRDTQKFKPFRSQVRSGRPSLKQLCEKILGIRVQQAEHCSVQDAQAAMRLYIMAKRQWESITADRRPPATTPKPCSEYA, from the exons ATGAAGGCAAAGGTCACCGCGCCGGTGCCCCAAGCGGGGCCTGCCGAGAAGCTCTCTCGGAAGAAAGCCAAGAAGAAGTTCAGGAAGAGGAAAACCCAGGGAGGAAGCGGGGCTCCGGGAAGCCGCCCGCCAACTATTGCGGGCCGACCACCAAAGGCCCCAGAGAACTTTTCTCAGAATTGGAAGGCGCTGCAAGAG CTGCTGAAACAAAAGTCACAGGTCCCAGAAAAACCTCTTGTCTCTCAGAACGATGACAAAATGCATTCCCAGATAATCCAGCAGAATAAAAAAGAGACCTCAGAAAAGTcaaagggagacaggaagagaacagaaaaagacCAGACCACTAGGGGTTCTGTTACGTCTACATCTAAGAAGGACAGGAAGATACTAGTACCTCCCACAAATACCTCTGcaacagaacagaagaaaggagcCAAGAAGAGGACGTATAGTGACATCTCTTCTCATCAAGGGGACACCAAGCATAAGCGGAAAGCTAAGGAGGCAGCTGTCGTCTTGAATCAGTCCACACCTACTGA GGAAGACATCTGGTTTGATGATGTGGATCCAGATGATATTGAAGCTGCCATAGGCCCAGAGGCAGCCATGCTGGTATGGAAGCGGCTGGGGCAGAGCAAGAGTAACATCACCCTGGAGAAGGAACAGGCCTTTAGCGG CCTGACAAAAGCCTTGGCCCTGGACTGTGAGATGGTAGGCGTGGGCCCCAAGGGGGAAGAGAGCATCGCAGCCCGCGTGTCCATCGTGAACCAGTATGGGAAGTGTGTTTACGACAAGTACGTGAAGCCAACTGAGCCCGTGACAGACTACAGGACAGCAGTCAGTGGGATACGGCCTGAGAACCTGAAACAGG GAGAAGAGTTTGAAGTTGTGAAGAAGGAAGTGGCAGAAATATTGAAGGGCAGAATCCTGGTGGGGCACGCGTTGCACAATGATTTAAAG GTACTCTTCCTTGATcatccaaaaaagaaaatcagggaCACCCAAAAATTCAAACCTTTCAGGAGTCAAGTAAGG AGTGGAAGACCATCTCTGAAACAACTTTGTGAGAAAATTCTGGGGATCAGGGTCCAGCAGGCAGAACATTGTTCA GTCCAGGATGCCCAGGCAGCAATGAGGCTGTACATCATGGCAAAGCGGCAGTGGGAGAGCATTACTGCAGACCGGCGCCCCCCAGCCACCACCCCAAAGCCCTGCAGCGAGTACGCTTAG
- the Stkld1 gene encoding serine/threonine kinase-like domain-containing protein STKLD1, with product MAAAAAGSAGGSSALAPAAASTGSARRPALLRRGGSSSCHVGQALKGPRLPRALTLQTPPATLEGPPVALHPTNTPDPAFRSILQEFRPGALGVNLVVVDTEAETENKYMLKQLMSLMKLQHPNISLYHEMFIMWNNEISSLFLCLVMDYYAKGTFQNVMEYKRNRKETIDSEWMHTMLSQLLDAIEYLHQLNIIHRNLKPSNIALVNENYCKLQDLSSQALMTHEAKWNVRAEEDPCHKSWMAPETLKFSFTCKSDIWSLGCIILDMATCSFLDDTEAMHLRKGIRQHPGSLKPILKSMEEKKIPGAEIFCLLLPYMLHINPSDRLGIKDVIRITFMSSSFRNSCVALNMHRQAVPIFITDVLLEGNMANVLDVMQNFSTRPEVQLRALNKLVTMPEEDLGLPWPPELVEEVLNIIKQHERILDILLSTCSLLLRVLGQALAQDSEAEIPRDHFIISFLMNALRSHPESERLITMVYNLLTIISSQGLISEELEEEGLFLLAQEHLDHFQEDRDICLAILSLLWSLLIDAATLDKEPLQKLSVAVTSVLAMHPEDVEMAEAGCAVLWMLSLLGCIKESQFEKVVELFLRSIQLCPGRVLLVNNVCRGLASLAKVSELVAFRIAILEEGSSGLYLLQDIYHLYNDDPEVVENLCMLLAHLASYKEILPELESGGIKDLVRIIRGRFTSSLELISYADTVLQALDAAAHSNPQKQQLEPASEPEAPKVSSPPQKDPIFRP from the exons atggcggcggcggcagcgggcTCAGCTGGCGGGTCCTCGGCGCTCGCGCCTGCTGCGGCCTCCACAGGAAGTGCCCGGCGGCCGGCCTTGCTGCGCCGCGGCGGCTCTAGCAGCTGCCACGTAGGCCAAGCCTTAAAGGGGCCGCGCCTGCCGCGCGCCCTCACGCTCCAGACCCCGCCCGCCACGCTCGAGGGGCCGCCCGTCG CCCTCCACCCGACGAACACACCGGACCCTGCCTTCCGTTCG ATTTTGCAAGAGTTCCGTCCTGGGGCCTTAGGAGTGAACCTGGTAGTGGTGGATACGGAAGCGGAAACTGAAAACAAGTACATGCTAAAGCAG CTGATGTCCCTGATGAAGCTCCAGCACCCCAACATCTCTCTGTACCATGAGATGTTCATCATGTGGAACAATGAG AtctcctctctgttcctctgccTGGTGATGGACTATTACGCCAAAGGAACCTTCCAGAATGTCATGGAGTATAAGAGGAATAGAAAAGAGACTATTGACTCTGAG TGGATGCACACCATGCTGAGCCAGTTGCTGGATGCCATCGAGTACCTGCACCAGCTGAACATCATTCACAG GAACCTGAAGCCTTCCAACATCGCCCTTGTCAATGAAAACTACTGCAAACTGCAGGACTTGAGCTCCCAGGCACTGATGACACATGAAGCCAAGTGGAATGTCCGAGCAGAAGAAG ACCCCTGCCATAAGTCCTGGATGGCTCCTGAAACTCTCAAATTCTCCTTCACCTGCAAATCTGACATCTGGTCCCTGGGCTGCATCATTCTAGACATGGCTACTTGCTCCTTCCTGGAT GACACAGAAGCCATGCACCTGCGGAAGGGCATCCGCCAACATCCAGGCAGCCTGAAGCCCATCCTGAAGTCTATGGAGGAGAAGAAGATCCCCGGTGCAGAGATCTTCTGTTTGCTTCTGCCCTACATGCTGCACATCAATCCCTCTGATCGACTAGGCATCAA GGATGTGATCCGAATCACCTTCATGAGCAGCTCCTTCAGAAACTCCTGTGTTGCTCTGAACATGCACCGGCAGGCGGTTCCCATTTTCATCACTGATGTGCTACTGGAAGGCAACATGGCCAACGTCTTAG ATGTCATGCAGAATTTCTCCACCCGACCAGAGGTCCAGCTCAGGGCCCTTAATAAGCTTGTGACAATGCCAGAGGAAGATCTAG GCTTGCCATGGCCCCCAGAGCTGGTGGAGGAGGTGCTCAACATCATCAAGCAGCACGAGAGGATCCTGGACATTCTGCTCAGCACCTGCTCCCTGCTGCTGCGTGTTCTGGGCCAAG CACTGGCACAAGACTCAGAAGCTGAGATCCCAAGGGACCATTTTATCATCTCTTTTCTGATGAATGCCTTGAGGAGCCACCCTGAATCTGAAAGGCTTATTACCATGGTTTACAACCTGCTCACTATCATCTCCAGCCAAG GGTTGATCTCtgaagagctggaggaggaggggttGTTTCTGCTTGCCCAAGAGCACCTGGACCACTTCCAGGAGGACAGGGACATCTGCCTTGCTATCCTGAGCCTGCTCTGGTCCCTCCTGATAGATG CTGCCACTTTGGACAAAGAGCCCTTGCAGAAGCTCTCAGTCGCAGTCACCTCGGTGCTGGCCATGCACCCCGAGGACGTGGAAATGGCTGAAGCTGGCTGTGCGGTGCTCTGGATGCTGTCCTTGTTGG GCTGCATAAAGGAGAGTCAGTTTGAGAAGGTGGTAGAGCTATTCCTGAGAAGCATCCAGCTGTGCCCTGGCAGAGTTCTGCTGGTGAACAATGTTTGTCGTGGCCTGGCCAGCCTTGCAAAGGTATCTG AACTGGTGGCCTTCCGAATAGCAATACTGGAAGAGGGCAGCAGCGGCCTCTACCTCCTCCAAGATATCTACCATCTCTACAATGATGACCCTGAGGTGGTTGAGAACCTCTGCATGCTGTTGGCCCACCTGGCTTCCTACA AGGAGATCCTGCCAGAGCTGGAGTCTGGAGGTATCAAGGACCTAGTCCGGATAATCCGGGGACGTTTTACTTCTAGCCTG gagCTGATTTCTTATGCTGACACGGTACTTCAGGCACTAGATGCAGCTGCACACTCCAATCCCCAGAAGCAGCAGCTTGAACCTGCTTCAGAGCCGGAAGCCCCCAAGGTCTCCTCCCCACCTCAGAAAGATCCTATCTTCCGGCCCTGA